The proteins below are encoded in one region of Aeromonas veronii:
- a CDS encoding HAD family hydrolase, translated as MSAANQAPLRCVLFDLDGTLLDTAPDLGAAVNHVLISEGFAPLSDDIIRQTTSHGALGLLRAGLGDELLEELGATRLRTALLDYYAAHLCVGTRPYDGMLDLIEWLEEQQLPWGIVTNKPGFLTEPLLAALPALAGCGVTVSADTLPVRKPDPAPMYFACEQLGVDAAHCLYVGDHVRDIEAGRNAGMRTAVAGWGYLHDDEDPAGWGADLHFDTVQALHHWLRYELS; from the coding sequence ATGAGCGCCGCCAACCAGGCGCCCCTGCGCTGCGTGCTGTTTGATCTCGACGGCACCCTGCTCGACACGGCCCCGGATCTCGGCGCCGCCGTCAACCATGTGCTGATAAGCGAAGGCTTTGCACCACTCTCTGACGACATCATCCGCCAGACCACTTCCCACGGGGCGCTGGGGCTACTCAGGGCCGGCCTTGGGGACGAACTGCTTGAAGAACTCGGGGCGACACGCCTTCGCACCGCCCTGCTCGACTACTACGCCGCTCACCTCTGTGTCGGCACCCGCCCCTATGACGGCATGCTGGATCTCATCGAATGGCTCGAAGAACAGCAGCTGCCCTGGGGCATCGTCACCAACAAGCCGGGCTTTCTCACCGAGCCGCTGCTGGCCGCCCTGCCGGCGCTGGCGGGCTGCGGCGTCACCGTCAGTGCCGACACCCTGCCGGTGCGCAAGCCCGACCCCGCCCCCATGTATTTCGCCTGCGAGCAACTCGGGGTGGATGCGGCGCACTGCCTCTATGTGGGGGATCACGTGCGCGACATCGAAGCGGGTCGCAATGCCGGCATGCGCACCGCGGTAGCGGGCTGGGGCTATCTGCACGATGACGAGGATCCCGCCGGCTGGGGCGCGGATCTGCATTTTGACACGGTACAGGCTCTGCACCACTGGCTGCGCTACGAACTGAGCTGA
- the ubiG gene encoding bifunctional 2-polyprenyl-6-hydroxyphenol methylase/3-demethylubiquinol 3-O-methyltransferase UbiG, with protein sequence MNADANVDLTEIAKFEAIASRWWDMEGEFKPLHQINPIRLDWITDKSGGLFGKRTLDIGCGGGILAESMARRGAKVTGIDMGKEPLGVARLHALEAGVELEYRQITAEAHAAEVTEQGPSGQYDVVTCMEMLEHVPDPASVMRAIATLVRPGGQVVVSTINRNPKAYLMMILGAEYLMKMVPKGTHDHKKFITPAELCRMGEAAGLVVEDMSGVHYNPLSGHFRLGANVDVNYMVSFTRPEQG encoded by the coding sequence ATGAACGCTGATGCCAATGTCGATCTGACAGAAATCGCCAAATTTGAAGCCATTGCCTCCCGCTGGTGGGATATGGAGGGCGAGTTCAAGCCGCTGCATCAAATCAACCCCATCCGCCTTGACTGGATCACCGACAAGAGCGGTGGCCTGTTCGGCAAGCGCACCCTCGACATCGGTTGCGGTGGCGGCATCCTCGCCGAGAGCATGGCCCGCCGTGGCGCCAAGGTGACGGGCATCGACATGGGCAAGGAGCCGCTCGGGGTCGCCCGCCTGCACGCCCTGGAAGCCGGAGTGGAGCTCGAGTATCGCCAGATCACCGCCGAGGCGCACGCCGCGGAAGTGACTGAGCAAGGGCCCAGTGGCCAGTATGATGTGGTCACCTGCATGGAGATGCTCGAACACGTGCCGGATCCGGCGTCCGTGATGCGGGCCATCGCCACCCTGGTGCGCCCGGGCGGCCAGGTGGTGGTCTCCACCATCAACCGCAACCCCAAGGCCTATCTGATGATGATCCTCGGCGCCGAGTACCTGATGAAGATGGTGCCCAAGGGCACCCACGACCACAAGAAGTTCATCACCCCGGCGGAGCTGTGCCGCATGGGTGAAGCGGCGGGCCTGGTGGTAGAGGACATGAGCGGGGTGCACTACAACCCCCTCAGCGGCCACTTCAGGCTGGGGGCCAACGTGGACGTCAACTACATGGTGAGCTTCACCCGTCCGGAGCAAGGCTGA
- the gyrA gene encoding DNA topoisomerase (ATP-hydrolyzing) subunit A, whose protein sequence is MSDLAREITPVNIEEELKSSYLDYAMSVIVGRALPDVRDGLKPVHRRVLYAMNELGNDWNKPYKKSARVVGDVIGKYHPHGDSAVYDTIVRMAQDFSMRYMLVDGQGNFGSVDGDNAAAMRYTEVRMARISHELLADLDKETVDWVPNYDGTEMIPAVMPTKVPTLLINGSSGIAVGMATNIPPHNLTEIVNGCLALIENGDLTIDELMTYVTGPDFPTGGIINGRSGIVQAYRTGRGSVYVRAKAEVEVDDKSGRETIIVHEIPYQVNKARLIEKIAELVKEKKIEGISALRDESDKDGMRIVIEIKRGESGEIVLNNLYKHTQMQTTFGINMVALDNNQPKVMNLKEILDAFLLHRREVVTRRTVFELRKARDRAHILEGLAVALANIDPIIELIRHSDTPADAKAKLVARGWELGNVAAMLEKAGDDAARPEWLEPEFGIREGHYYLTEQQAQAILDLRLHKLTGLEHEKILEEYQSLLDLIAELLHILASPERLMEVIRDELLAVREQYGDERRTEISMSSAEINIEDLITPEDVVVTLSHQGYVKYQPLSDYEAQRRGGRGKSATRIKEEDFVERLLVANTHDTILCFSTRGKVYWLKVYQLPEASRGARGRPIINLLPLEEGERITAILPVKEYSDDKYVFFATADGTVKKTSLSAFSRPLSSGIRAINLKEGDELIGVDITDGSNEIMLFSDAGKVVRFAEGSGRADAADAGDDVENDDDVGNDDDGSDNGEGGETKGTFKGVRPMGRTAAGVRGIRLPSGNKVVSLIVPRGEGAILTATENGYGKRTALDEYPTKSRGTQGVISIKVDERNGKVIDAIQVEDTDQIMLITNGGTLVRTRVSEVSIIGRNTGGVRLIRTGEDETVVGLQRVAESDEEENEVVAIDGEQAQGADSAPDAGAADDASEEGVAGDE, encoded by the coding sequence ATGAGCGATCTGGCCAGAGAGATCACGCCGGTCAACATCGAAGAAGAGCTCAAGAGTTCCTATCTGGATTACGCCATGAGCGTGATCGTAGGACGAGCTCTGCCGGATGTGCGTGATGGCTTGAAACCGGTTCACCGCCGCGTTCTGTATGCAATGAACGAGTTGGGGAACGACTGGAACAAGCCCTATAAAAAATCGGCCCGTGTGGTCGGTGACGTAATCGGTAAATATCACCCGCATGGCGACAGTGCCGTGTATGACACCATCGTCCGCATGGCGCAGGATTTCTCCATGCGTTACATGCTGGTCGACGGTCAGGGCAACTTCGGTTCGGTGGATGGCGATAACGCCGCCGCCATGCGTTATACCGAAGTGCGGATGGCGCGCATCTCCCACGAGCTGCTGGCCGATCTGGACAAAGAGACCGTGGACTGGGTGCCGAACTATGACGGCACCGAGATGATCCCGGCTGTCATGCCCACCAAGGTTCCCACCCTGTTGATCAACGGCTCCTCCGGTATCGCGGTGGGCATGGCGACCAACATTCCTCCTCACAACCTCACCGAGATAGTGAACGGCTGTCTGGCGCTCATCGAAAATGGTGATCTCACCATCGATGAGCTGATGACCTATGTCACCGGCCCGGACTTCCCCACTGGCGGTATCATCAACGGTCGCTCCGGCATCGTGCAGGCGTACCGTACCGGTCGTGGTTCCGTCTATGTGCGGGCCAAGGCCGAGGTGGAAGTGGACGACAAGAGCGGTCGCGAAACCATCATCGTCCACGAGATCCCCTATCAGGTGAACAAGGCGCGGCTCATCGAGAAGATCGCCGAGCTGGTCAAAGAGAAGAAGATCGAGGGCATCAGCGCCCTGCGCGATGAGTCTGATAAAGACGGCATGCGCATCGTTATCGAGATCAAGCGCGGCGAGTCCGGCGAGATTGTGCTGAACAATCTCTACAAGCACACCCAGATGCAGACCACGTTCGGCATCAACATGGTGGCGCTCGATAACAACCAGCCCAAGGTGATGAATCTCAAGGAGATCCTGGATGCCTTCCTGCTGCACCGCCGTGAGGTGGTGACCCGCAGGACCGTGTTCGAACTGCGCAAGGCGCGGGATCGGGCCCACATCCTGGAAGGTCTGGCGGTTGCGCTGGCCAACATCGACCCCATCATCGAGCTCATCCGTCACTCCGACACCCCGGCGGACGCCAAGGCCAAGCTGGTTGCCCGTGGCTGGGAGCTCGGCAACGTGGCCGCCATGCTGGAAAAAGCGGGTGACGACGCGGCCCGTCCCGAGTGGCTGGAGCCGGAGTTCGGCATTCGTGAGGGTCACTACTACCTGACTGAACAGCAAGCCCAGGCCATCCTGGACCTGCGTCTGCACAAGCTGACCGGCCTCGAGCACGAGAAGATCCTGGAAGAGTATCAGTCTCTGCTGGACCTTATCGCCGAGCTGCTGCACATCCTGGCAAGCCCGGAACGCTTGATGGAAGTGATCCGCGATGAACTGCTGGCGGTACGCGAGCAGTACGGCGACGAACGTCGCACCGAGATCAGCATGTCCAGTGCCGAGATCAACATCGAAGATCTGATCACCCCGGAAGACGTGGTGGTTACCCTGTCTCACCAGGGCTATGTGAAGTATCAGCCGCTCTCCGACTACGAGGCCCAGCGCCGCGGTGGTCGTGGCAAGTCGGCCACCCGGATCAAGGAAGAGGACTTCGTGGAGCGTCTGCTGGTGGCCAACACCCATGACACCATTTTGTGCTTCTCCACCCGTGGCAAGGTCTACTGGCTCAAGGTGTATCAGCTGCCGGAGGCGTCCCGTGGCGCCCGTGGCCGTCCGATTATCAACCTGCTGCCGCTGGAAGAGGGTGAACGCATCACCGCCATCCTGCCGGTGAAAGAGTACAGCGATGACAAGTACGTCTTCTTCGCCACCGCAGACGGTACCGTGAAGAAGACCAGCCTGTCCGCGTTCAGCCGTCCGCTCTCCTCCGGTATTCGTGCCATCAACCTCAAAGAGGGTGATGAACTGATCGGGGTGGACATCACCGACGGCAGCAACGAAATCATGCTGTTCTCCGATGCGGGCAAGGTGGTTCGTTTCGCAGAAGGCAGCGGCCGCGCCGATGCGGCGGATGCCGGTGACGACGTCGAGAACGACGACGATGTCGGCAACGACGATGACGGCAGCGACAACGGCGAAGGTGGCGAAACCAAGGGCACCTTCAAGGGCGTGCGTCCCATGGGTCGTACCGCCGCCGGTGTCCGCGGCATTCGTCTGCCGAGCGGCAACAAGGTGGTCTCCCTCATCGTCCCCCGTGGCGAGGGTGCCATCCTTACCGCCACCGAGAACGGTTACGGCAAGCGCACCGCACTGGATGAATACCCGACCAAGAGCCGCGGTACCCAGGGCGTCATCTCCATCAAGGTGGATGAGCGCAACGGCAAGGTGATTGATGCTATTCAGGTCGAGGATACCGACCAGATCATGCTGATCACCAATGGCGGCACCCTGGTGCGGACTCGCGTCTCCGAGGTGAGCATCATCGGTCGCAACACCGGCGGTGTGCGTCTGATCCGGACCGGTGAAGACGAGACCGTGGTCGGCCTGCAGCGCGTTGCCGAGAGCGACGAGGAAGAGAACGAAGTTGTCGCCATCGACGGTGAGCAGGCGCAAGGTGCGGACAGCGCGCCAGACGCCGGTGCTGCCGACGACGCCAGCGAAGAGGGTGTAGCCGGCGACGAATAA
- a CDS encoding YjiH family protein — MEPENTLTAPARSGAGIKLLLTSLLGIAIFFVPFELAGRSTILVDHLAGFLIAKRPLAVGLILLLIAYGAITPLLDGRWRARPIDRVLSLFKLLGLGLAVLYVTDLGPAWLMTPDRLPFLFDKLAMSVGLIVPIGAMALTFLLGFGLLELIGVLMQPVMRPLWRTPGHSAIDAVASFVGSYSVGLLITNRVFLSGKYTVREAVIIATGFSTVSAAFMIIVAKTLNLMGHWNFYFWSTLVITFVITAILARVPPISTMSDEGETDEPLPAGQSRWQTALACGLSQSRQADSLSRQLRDNLKDGVTMAAAVVPTILSVGLLGLLLAQHTPLFDLLGWLLWPMTWLLDLGEPLETARALSAGLAEMFLPAILLKDADLLVRYVTAVVSVSSVLFFSASIPCILATKIPVSVGQLVVIWLLRTLLGILLAALCGRLALTLGWLS; from the coding sequence ATGGAGCCTGAAAATACCCTGACTGCCCCTGCCCGCTCCGGGGCCGGGATCAAACTGCTGCTTACCAGCCTGCTCGGGATCGCCATCTTTTTCGTTCCCTTCGAGCTCGCCGGTCGCAGCACCATTTTGGTGGACCACCTGGCCGGCTTTCTGATCGCCAAACGTCCCCTTGCCGTGGGTCTCATCCTGCTGCTTATCGCTTACGGCGCCATCACGCCCCTGCTGGACGGGCGCTGGCGTGCCCGCCCCATCGATCGGGTACTGAGTCTGTTCAAGCTGCTGGGGCTGGGGCTGGCCGTGTTGTATGTCACCGATCTTGGTCCCGCCTGGCTGATGACGCCGGACAGATTGCCCTTCCTGTTCGACAAGCTCGCCATGTCGGTGGGCCTCATCGTTCCCATCGGCGCCATGGCCCTCACCTTCCTGCTCGGATTCGGGTTGCTTGAACTCATCGGCGTCCTGATGCAGCCCGTGATGCGCCCGCTCTGGCGTACCCCCGGCCACTCCGCCATCGATGCGGTGGCCTCCTTTGTCGGCAGCTATTCGGTCGGTCTGCTCATCACCAACCGGGTCTTCCTCTCAGGGAAATACACGGTACGGGAGGCCGTCATCATCGCCACCGGCTTCTCCACCGTCTCCGCCGCCTTCATGATCATCGTGGCCAAGACCCTCAACCTGATGGGGCACTGGAACTTCTACTTCTGGTCCACCCTGGTCATCACCTTTGTCATCACCGCCATCCTGGCCCGTGTTCCCCCCATCAGCACCATGAGCGATGAGGGAGAAACCGACGAGCCACTGCCGGCGGGACAGAGCCGCTGGCAAACGGCTCTCGCCTGCGGGTTGTCCCAATCCCGGCAGGCGGACTCCCTCTCCCGCCAGCTCAGGGACAATCTGAAAGATGGCGTCACCATGGCCGCCGCCGTGGTACCCACCATTTTGTCGGTGGGTCTGCTGGGATTGCTGCTGGCCCAGCACACGCCCTTGTTCGATTTGCTCGGCTGGTTGCTGTGGCCGATGACCTGGCTGCTGGATCTGGGTGAGCCGCTTGAAACGGCGCGTGCACTCTCCGCGGGGCTGGCCGAGATGTTCCTGCCCGCCATCCTGCTCAAGGATGCTGACTTGCTGGTGCGCTATGTGACGGCCGTGGTATCGGTCAGCTCCGTGCTCTTCTTCTCCGCCTCCATCCCTTGCATACTGGCGACCAAGATCCCGGTGAGCGTGGGGCAGCTGGTGGTGATCTGGCTGCTGCGCACCCTGCTCGGCATATTGCTGGCGGCGCTCTGTGGCCGACTGGCGCTGACACTCGGCTGGCTGAGCTAG
- a CDS encoding helix-turn-helix transcriptional regulator encodes MKALVKERISPYISQLYECGINDSDIKLVVDQFRVDLSGSSSLFLLRDDDKSAGIKLFASGLTEAQQQFYVQHHRQDVWFNHYLDKGCQGIVNANAISSSPGLLASFGAQYAAGGVCRVKGRGLSSLCSYRGSTQDDFSAQDISSLGEIYSGLAAWSQHYWNLLALETQNYQLQQLVKNHNKPSAIIDDKGHIHYSNVAFNRISDENVELRASNGIFSLQNKDQQRQFKEILNGFSYLLPGASAYMSIPRQADLRPLLVQCTLMSGLSRFERYVEVVLRDPEHAFNPDIEALASLYPLTIGEKELLVLMSKGYSSNDIAALRGVKVETVRSTLKGVFKKTDCHSQNELLLLLQSIS; translated from the coding sequence GTGAAGGCATTAGTAAAAGAAAGGATATCGCCCTATATCAGCCAGTTATATGAGTGCGGTATTAATGATTCTGACATTAAGTTGGTGGTGGATCAATTTCGCGTTGATCTATCCGGCAGCTCGTCCCTGTTTTTATTGCGGGATGATGACAAGAGCGCCGGTATCAAGCTCTTTGCGAGCGGCTTGACCGAGGCCCAGCAGCAGTTTTATGTGCAACACCATCGCCAGGATGTGTGGTTCAATCATTATCTGGACAAGGGCTGCCAGGGGATCGTCAATGCCAATGCCATCTCCAGTTCACCGGGTCTGCTGGCGAGTTTTGGTGCCCAATATGCGGCGGGCGGCGTCTGCCGGGTGAAGGGACGGGGCCTCAGCAGTCTGTGCAGTTATCGTGGCAGCACTCAGGATGATTTCAGCGCCCAGGATATCTCTTCCCTCGGCGAGATCTATTCCGGCCTGGCGGCCTGGAGTCAGCACTATTGGAACCTGCTCGCCCTGGAAACGCAGAATTATCAGCTACAACAACTGGTTAAAAACCATAATAAACCCAGTGCCATCATTGATGACAAGGGACATATTCATTATTCCAATGTGGCGTTCAATCGTATCTCCGATGAAAATGTGGAGCTGCGGGCGAGCAATGGCATTTTTTCGCTGCAAAATAAGGATCAGCAACGCCAGTTCAAGGAGATATTGAACGGCTTCTCCTATTTGTTGCCGGGGGCCAGCGCTTATATGTCTATTCCCCGTCAGGCGGATTTGCGACCGCTGCTGGTGCAATGCACCCTGATGAGTGGCCTCAGCCGCTTCGAGCGCTATGTGGAAGTGGTGCTGCGCGACCCCGAGCACGCCTTCAACCCGGACATCGAAGCCCTGGCCAGCCTCTATCCTCTCACCATCGGCGAGAAAGAGCTGCTGGTGCTGATGAGCAAGGGGTACAGCAGCAACGACATCGCCGCATTGCGCGGGGTCAAGGTAGAGACGGTGCGATCCACCCTGAAGGGGGTCTTCAAGAAGACCGATTGCCACAGCCAGAACGAATTGCTGCTGTTGCTGCAGTCAATCTCCTGA
- a CDS encoding CBS domain-containing protein has translation MESLKAKDYMQTRPITFSADMMVQTAVTKFLNSHQLGGPVVDPQGHLIGWVSEQDCIAVMLKEAYHCEQVAQVRDVMRKEVLAVDPDTSILELAEMMMGQKPKIYPVVEGGRLLGVISRHNVMQAIHAQLGTCFVHQARV, from the coding sequence ATGGAATCACTCAAGGCGAAGGATTATATGCAGACCCGGCCCATCACGTTCAGCGCAGACATGATGGTACAGACCGCCGTCACCAAGTTTCTCAACAGCCATCAGCTCGGTGGCCCTGTGGTGGACCCCCAGGGCCACCTGATCGGCTGGGTGTCGGAGCAGGACTGCATCGCCGTCATGCTCAAGGAGGCCTATCACTGCGAGCAGGTGGCCCAGGTCAGGGATGTGATGCGCAAGGAGGTGCTGGCGGTCGACCCCGACACCAGCATTCTGGAGCTGGCGGAGATGATGATGGGCCAGAAGCCCAAGATCTATCCGGTGGTGGAAGGGGGGCGGTTGCTCGGTGTCATCAGTCGCCACAACGTGATGCAGGCCATTCATGCCCAGCTCGGCACCTGCTTCGTGCATCAGGCCAGGGTGTGA